From Candidatus Zixiibacteriota bacterium:
TTGTCGGACTGAGCAAATGAGATGAACCCCTTTACTGCATCCTTAACATAGGTTAAATCTCTGCTCGGGAAGACTGAACCGAGTTTGAGCCTGCTTCCTTCTATTCCCTGAATTATCATATTCGGTATGACTGCCCTGGCTGACTGCCTTGGTCCATAAATATTAAATGGGCGAATGATGCCTACAGGTAAGCTAAAGGAGCGGTAAAAACTCAAGGCTAATTGATCGGCGCTGACCTTGCTTGCGGCATAAGGAGATTGCGGATTCAAAGGGTGTTTCTCATCCATCGGTATGTATTTAGCGGTACCGTAAACTTCAGAGGTGGAGGTATGCACTAACTTCTCTATCTTTGAATCTAAGGCAGCCAGAAGAAGATTCAGACTCCCTGATATGTTGGTCTCAATAGCGTCTCTGGGATTTACATAAGAATAAGGTATCCCTATCAGAGCCGCCAGGTGAAAAACTACAGCCTGATCTTTCATCATCCACTTCAGAGCTTCTCCATCCCTTATGTCGCCAGTTACAACCTCTACTTCTCTTAAGACAGCTTTATCCAGGTCCTCGAGCATCCCCCAGTCGTTCCTGGAATTATAATGCACTAAAGCCCTTACCCTGGCTCCGATTTTTACTAACTCTTCCACCAGATGGCTCCCTACAAAGCCACCTGCACCAGTGACGAATACCTTTCTCCCTTGTAATTTCACCTTTTCTCCTCAACAAATATAAAATTAAAAAAAGGCTTAATAAGTTTTAATAAAGATATAATAATAGGCTTTTTTTTCCAAGAGAAATATTAAGAATAGAATGTAGGAAGTGAGTTAATTTAAAAAAAGACTTTACAAAGTTGAGCTATTAGCATCATTGATCGTACAGGTTATCGCTCCGGTCTGGTCGATAGCCCAGGTATCTACTGCTGGATCATCATCTAAATTTGCAGTGGCGGTGGCGGTGAAGGTATTCGCAGCCGCAGTTATTACGTATGTATACCTGGCTGTGACCATTACATCCACTCCCAGACTCATAATAGAACCTCCGGCTGAAGCCGAGACCCCGTTGCAGCAGTAACTGTTATACTCCTGACGGTAAGCATGTTGCATTGCATATATTTGTTTCAGGATTTGCTTGGCTTCGGTCTGCTTGGATTTA
This genomic window contains:
- a CDS encoding GDP-mannose 4,6-dehydratase, with amino-acid sequence MKLQGRKVFVTGAGGFVGSHLVEELVKIGARVRALVHYNSRNDWGMLEDLDKAVLREVEVVTGDIRDGEALKWMMKDQAVVFHLAALIGIPYSYVNPRDAIETNISGSLNLLLAALDSKIEKLVHTSTSEVYGTAKYIPMDEKHPLNPQSPYAASKVSADQLALSFYRSFSLPVGIIRPFNIYGPRQSARAVIPNMIIQGIEGSRLKLGSVFPSRDLTYVKDAVKGFISFAQSDKTIGEVVNLGTGTEVSISELIDLVRRKFNKDLKTKSDKKRVRPQKSEVERLIADTSKARKLFNWKPETKLERGIENTIQWIEENSWRYKKEIYNI